The Bombus huntii isolate Logan2020A chromosome 1, iyBomHunt1.1, whole genome shotgun sequence genome contains a region encoding:
- the LOC126869906 gene encoding UDP-N-acetylglucosamine--peptide N-acetylglucosaminyltransferase 110 kDa subunit isoform X2, giving the protein MVVVIMQAQQQPQQQQQQNHQQIAGTSVILKMNEIQQLSTVGLLELAHREYQAGDYENAERHCMQLWRQETNNTGVLLLLSSIHFQCRRLEKSAHYSSLAIKQNPLLAEAYSNLGNVYKERGQLQEALENYRHAVRLKPDFIDGYINLAAALVAAGDMEQAVQAYVTALQYNPDLYCVRSDLGNLLKALARLDEAKACYLKAIETRPDFAVAWSNLGCVFNAQGEIWLAIHHFEKAVALDPNFLDAYINLGNVLKEARIFDRAVAAYLRALNLSPNNAVVHGNLACVYYEQGLIDLAIDTYRRAIELQPNFPDAYCNLANALKEKGQVVEAEDCYNTALRLCPSHADSLNNLANIKREQGYIEEATRLYLKALEVFPEFAAAHSNLASVLQQQGKLNEALMHYKEAIRIQPTFADAYSNMGNTLKEMQDIQGALQCYTRAIQINPAFADAHSNLASIHKDSGNIPEAIQSYRTALKLKPDFPDAYCNLAHCLQIVCDWTDYEARMKKLVSIVAEQLDKNRLPSVHPHHSMLYPLSHEFRKAIAARHANLCIEKIHVLHKQPYKYPREIGARLKIGYVSSDFGNHPTSHLMQSIPGLHERQNVEIFCYALSADDGTTFRAKIAREAEHFVDLSQIPCNGKAADRINADGIHILVNMNGYTKGARNEIFALRPAPVQVMWLGYPGTSGASFMDYLITDEVTSPLELANQYSEKLAYMPHTYFIGDHKQMFPHLKERLILTDKLNMKGKVADNVAVINATDLSPMIENTCVKEIREVVVPDAENKPVEISLKVAELPTTTPIETMIASGQCQMSVNGVVVQNGMATTQVNNKTATGEEVPQNIMITTRQQYGLPEDAVVYCNFNQLYKIDPLTLHMWAHILKHVPNSVLWLLRFPAVGEPNLQATAQQLGLAPGRILFSNVAAKEEHVRRGQLADVCLDTPLCNGHTTSMDVLWTGTPVVTLPGETLASRVAASQLNTLGCPELIARTRQEYQDIAIRLGTDREYLKATRAKVWKARSESPLFNCKLYAVGMEMLYKKMWERFARGEKPDHVSAVDKTEMQKLLATAS; this is encoded by the exons GGCTACTGGAACTTGCTCATAGAGAATATCAGGCAGGAGATTATGAGAATGCGGAAAGACATTGTATGCAACTCTGGAGGCAGGAAACAAATAACACAGGAGTTCTTCTATTATTGTCTTCTATTCATTTTCAATGTAGAAGGCTAGAAAA ATCTGCACATTACAGTAGCTTAGCAATAAAGCAGAATCCGTTATTGGCAGAGGCTTACAGCAATCTTGGAAATGTTTACAAGGAACGTGGCCAACTACAGGAAGCTTTGGAAAACTATCGACATGCTGTTAGATTGAAACCAGATTTCATTGATGGTTACATCAATCTAGCAGCTGCATTAGTAGCTGCAGGAGATATGGAACAAGCGGTTCAAGCATATGTAACTGCTCTACAATATAACCCT GATCTTTACTGTGTGAGAAGCGATCTCGGTAATCTTTTGAAAGCATTAGCAAGACTTGATGAAGCCAAG GCTTGCTATCTAAAGGCGATTGAAACGCGGCCAGACTTCGCAGTCGCATGGAGTAATCTTGGCTGTGTATTCAACGCTCAAGGCGAGATTTGGTTGGCGATCCATCACTTCGAGAAGGCCGTAGCTTTGGACCCAAATTTCCTGGACGCCTACATCAATCTTGGCAATGTACTCAAAGAGGCTAGAATCTTTGATAG AGCTGTAGCTGCTTATCTGCGTGCTTTGAATCTCAGTCCTAACAATGCAGTCGTACATGGAAATCTGGCGTGTGTCTACTATGAACAAGG GCTTATCGATTTGGCCATTGATACGTACCGTCGTGCTATTGAACTACAACCAAATTTCCCAGATGCTTACTGCAATTTGGCGAACGCGCTCAAGGAAAAGGGACAAGTGGTCGAGGCTGAGGATTGCTATAATACGGCTCTCCGCCTCTGCCCCTCACATGCCGATTCCCTTAATAATCTG GCCAACATAAAACGTGAACAAGGATACATCGAAGAAGCAACTCGATTATATCTGAAAGCGCTTGAAGTATTCCCTGAGTTTGCCGCAGCTCATAGCAATCTGGCTTCCGTATTACAGCAACAAGGAAAATTAAATGAAGCACTAATGCATTACAAGGAGGCTATTCGTATTCAGCCAACTTTCGCGGATGCGTACTCGAATATGGGCAATACTCTGAAAGAAATGCAAGATATACAAGGAGCTCTTCAATGCTATACAAGAGCTATTCAAATTAACCCCGCTTTCGCTGACGCCCATTCCAATTTAGCTTCGATTCATAAGGATTCTGGAAACATTCCTGAGGCTATTCAATCATACCGAACTGCGTTAAAGCTGAAGCCCGACTTCCCTGATGCATATTGTAACTTAGCGCATTGCCTTCAGATCGTTTGCGACTGGACTGATTATGAAGCTCGAATGAAGAAATTAGTTTCGATCGTTGCTGAACAACTGGATAAGAATAGGTTGCCTAGCGTACACCCACACCATTCCATGCTCTATCCGTTGTCTCATGAATTTAGAAAGGCTATTGCTGCTAGGCATGCAAATCTTTGCATCGAGAAg ATTCATGTGTTACATAAACAACCATACAAGTATCCACGTGAGATCGGTGCTCGCTTAAAGATTGGATATGTCTCGTCAGATTTTGGAAATCATCCTACTAGTCATCTTATGCAATCAATCCCAGGACTGCACGAGAGACAGAATGTTGAAATCTTTTGCTACGCCCTCAGTGCGGATGACGGAACCACATTCCGAGCAAAGATTGCCAGAGAAGCTGAACACTTCGTAGATCTATCACAGATTCCGTGCAATGGGAAAGCAGCTGATCGTATTAACGCGGATGGAATTCATATTTTAGTAAATATGAATGGATACACGAAAGGAGcgagaaatgaaatattcgcTCTGAGACCAGCACCTGTTCAGGTGATGTGGCTTGGATATCCAGGAACATCAGGAGCTAGTTTCATGGATTATTTAATTACGGATGAAGTTACATCACCATTGGAACTTGCTAATCAATACAGCGAAAAACTTGCTTACATGCCACACACGTATTTTATTGGAGATCATAA GCAAATGTTCCCACATTTAAAGGAACGTCTCATCTTAACGGACAAATTGAATATGAAGGGCAAGGTAGCAGATAACGTAGCTGTAATAAATGCCACCGATCTTTCTCCAATGATTGAAAATACATGTGTCAAAGAAATTCGCGAAGTAGTTGTACCGGATGCTGAAAATAAACCAGTAGAAATTTCGCTGAAAGTTGCAGAACTACCAACCACTACTCCAATCGAAACTATGATTGCTTCTGGACAATGCCAAATGTCCGtaaatggtgttgtagttcaAAATGGTATGGCCACTACACAAGTGAACAATAAAACAGCTACGGGTGAAGAAGTGCCTCAAAATATTATGATCACAACGAGGCAACAGTATGGTTTACCAGAAGATGCAGTCGTTTATTGCAATTTCAATCAGTTGTATAAAATTGATCCGCTCACGCTTCATATGTGGGCACAT ATCCTAAAACATGTGCCAAACTCTGTATTGTGGCTGCTACGCTTTCCGGCCGTTGGTGAACCAAACTTACAAGCAACAGCTCAACAGTTAGGCTTAGCTCCCGGTAGAATTCTGTTTAGTAATGTTGCTGCGAAGGAAGAGCACGTTAGACGAGGGCAGTTAGCCGATGTATGCTTGGACACACCACTTTGCAATGGTCACACTACTAGCATGGATGTTTTATGGACCGGAACTCCGGTGGTTACACTACCAGGTGAAACGTTAGCGTCTCGCGTTGCTGCTAGTCAGTTGAATACTTTGGGATGCCCTGAATTGATTGCACGAACACGACAAGAATACCAGGATATTGCTATTCGTTTGGGTACTGACAGGGAATA CTTGAAAGCAACGCGAGCCAAAGTATGGAAAGCAAGATCTGAAAGTCCTTTATTCAATTGCAAGCTATATGCAGTAGGCATGGAAATGCTGTACAAAAAGATGTGGGAACGTTTCGCGAGAGGCGAAAAACCTGATCATGTGTCAGCAGTAGACAAAACTGAGATGCAAAAATTACTAGCAACTGCATCTTAA
- the LOC126869906 gene encoding UDP-N-acetylglucosamine--peptide N-acetylglucosaminyltransferase 110 kDa subunit isoform X1: MSIKLAEKKENVIKNSTGIIGNVVNSSDDVCNGTVEWQNGQNLLVVTQDTQGKELIAITDNQTINVAVDSYWLLELAHREYQAGDYENAERHCMQLWRQETNNTGVLLLLSSIHFQCRRLEKSAHYSSLAIKQNPLLAEAYSNLGNVYKERGQLQEALENYRHAVRLKPDFIDGYINLAAALVAAGDMEQAVQAYVTALQYNPDLYCVRSDLGNLLKALARLDEAKACYLKAIETRPDFAVAWSNLGCVFNAQGEIWLAIHHFEKAVALDPNFLDAYINLGNVLKEARIFDRAVAAYLRALNLSPNNAVVHGNLACVYYEQGLIDLAIDTYRRAIELQPNFPDAYCNLANALKEKGQVVEAEDCYNTALRLCPSHADSLNNLANIKREQGYIEEATRLYLKALEVFPEFAAAHSNLASVLQQQGKLNEALMHYKEAIRIQPTFADAYSNMGNTLKEMQDIQGALQCYTRAIQINPAFADAHSNLASIHKDSGNIPEAIQSYRTALKLKPDFPDAYCNLAHCLQIVCDWTDYEARMKKLVSIVAEQLDKNRLPSVHPHHSMLYPLSHEFRKAIAARHANLCIEKIHVLHKQPYKYPREIGARLKIGYVSSDFGNHPTSHLMQSIPGLHERQNVEIFCYALSADDGTTFRAKIAREAEHFVDLSQIPCNGKAADRINADGIHILVNMNGYTKGARNEIFALRPAPVQVMWLGYPGTSGASFMDYLITDEVTSPLELANQYSEKLAYMPHTYFIGDHKQMFPHLKERLILTDKLNMKGKVADNVAVINATDLSPMIENTCVKEIREVVVPDAENKPVEISLKVAELPTTTPIETMIASGQCQMSVNGVVVQNGMATTQVNNKTATGEEVPQNIMITTRQQYGLPEDAVVYCNFNQLYKIDPLTLHMWAHILKHVPNSVLWLLRFPAVGEPNLQATAQQLGLAPGRILFSNVAAKEEHVRRGQLADVCLDTPLCNGHTTSMDVLWTGTPVVTLPGETLASRVAASQLNTLGCPELIARTRQEYQDIAIRLGTDREYLKATRAKVWKARSESPLFNCKLYAVGMEMLYKKMWERFARGEKPDHVSAVDKTEMQKLLATAS, translated from the exons ATGAGTATAAAACTGgcagagaagaaagaaaacgtaataaaaaattcgaccGGCATAATTGGAAACGTGGTCAATAGTTCGGATGACGTTTGTAATGGAACCGTCGAGTGGCAAAATGGACAGAATCTTCTAGTTGTTACACAAGATACGCAAGGCAAAGAGCTAATTGCAATCACTGATAATCAAACCATTAACGTTGCAGTTGACTCCTATT GGCTACTGGAACTTGCTCATAGAGAATATCAGGCAGGAGATTATGAGAATGCGGAAAGACATTGTATGCAACTCTGGAGGCAGGAAACAAATAACACAGGAGTTCTTCTATTATTGTCTTCTATTCATTTTCAATGTAGAAGGCTAGAAAA ATCTGCACATTACAGTAGCTTAGCAATAAAGCAGAATCCGTTATTGGCAGAGGCTTACAGCAATCTTGGAAATGTTTACAAGGAACGTGGCCAACTACAGGAAGCTTTGGAAAACTATCGACATGCTGTTAGATTGAAACCAGATTTCATTGATGGTTACATCAATCTAGCAGCTGCATTAGTAGCTGCAGGAGATATGGAACAAGCGGTTCAAGCATATGTAACTGCTCTACAATATAACCCT GATCTTTACTGTGTGAGAAGCGATCTCGGTAATCTTTTGAAAGCATTAGCAAGACTTGATGAAGCCAAG GCTTGCTATCTAAAGGCGATTGAAACGCGGCCAGACTTCGCAGTCGCATGGAGTAATCTTGGCTGTGTATTCAACGCTCAAGGCGAGATTTGGTTGGCGATCCATCACTTCGAGAAGGCCGTAGCTTTGGACCCAAATTTCCTGGACGCCTACATCAATCTTGGCAATGTACTCAAAGAGGCTAGAATCTTTGATAG AGCTGTAGCTGCTTATCTGCGTGCTTTGAATCTCAGTCCTAACAATGCAGTCGTACATGGAAATCTGGCGTGTGTCTACTATGAACAAGG GCTTATCGATTTGGCCATTGATACGTACCGTCGTGCTATTGAACTACAACCAAATTTCCCAGATGCTTACTGCAATTTGGCGAACGCGCTCAAGGAAAAGGGACAAGTGGTCGAGGCTGAGGATTGCTATAATACGGCTCTCCGCCTCTGCCCCTCACATGCCGATTCCCTTAATAATCTG GCCAACATAAAACGTGAACAAGGATACATCGAAGAAGCAACTCGATTATATCTGAAAGCGCTTGAAGTATTCCCTGAGTTTGCCGCAGCTCATAGCAATCTGGCTTCCGTATTACAGCAACAAGGAAAATTAAATGAAGCACTAATGCATTACAAGGAGGCTATTCGTATTCAGCCAACTTTCGCGGATGCGTACTCGAATATGGGCAATACTCTGAAAGAAATGCAAGATATACAAGGAGCTCTTCAATGCTATACAAGAGCTATTCAAATTAACCCCGCTTTCGCTGACGCCCATTCCAATTTAGCTTCGATTCATAAGGATTCTGGAAACATTCCTGAGGCTATTCAATCATACCGAACTGCGTTAAAGCTGAAGCCCGACTTCCCTGATGCATATTGTAACTTAGCGCATTGCCTTCAGATCGTTTGCGACTGGACTGATTATGAAGCTCGAATGAAGAAATTAGTTTCGATCGTTGCTGAACAACTGGATAAGAATAGGTTGCCTAGCGTACACCCACACCATTCCATGCTCTATCCGTTGTCTCATGAATTTAGAAAGGCTATTGCTGCTAGGCATGCAAATCTTTGCATCGAGAAg ATTCATGTGTTACATAAACAACCATACAAGTATCCACGTGAGATCGGTGCTCGCTTAAAGATTGGATATGTCTCGTCAGATTTTGGAAATCATCCTACTAGTCATCTTATGCAATCAATCCCAGGACTGCACGAGAGACAGAATGTTGAAATCTTTTGCTACGCCCTCAGTGCGGATGACGGAACCACATTCCGAGCAAAGATTGCCAGAGAAGCTGAACACTTCGTAGATCTATCACAGATTCCGTGCAATGGGAAAGCAGCTGATCGTATTAACGCGGATGGAATTCATATTTTAGTAAATATGAATGGATACACGAAAGGAGcgagaaatgaaatattcgcTCTGAGACCAGCACCTGTTCAGGTGATGTGGCTTGGATATCCAGGAACATCAGGAGCTAGTTTCATGGATTATTTAATTACGGATGAAGTTACATCACCATTGGAACTTGCTAATCAATACAGCGAAAAACTTGCTTACATGCCACACACGTATTTTATTGGAGATCATAA GCAAATGTTCCCACATTTAAAGGAACGTCTCATCTTAACGGACAAATTGAATATGAAGGGCAAGGTAGCAGATAACGTAGCTGTAATAAATGCCACCGATCTTTCTCCAATGATTGAAAATACATGTGTCAAAGAAATTCGCGAAGTAGTTGTACCGGATGCTGAAAATAAACCAGTAGAAATTTCGCTGAAAGTTGCAGAACTACCAACCACTACTCCAATCGAAACTATGATTGCTTCTGGACAATGCCAAATGTCCGtaaatggtgttgtagttcaAAATGGTATGGCCACTACACAAGTGAACAATAAAACAGCTACGGGTGAAGAAGTGCCTCAAAATATTATGATCACAACGAGGCAACAGTATGGTTTACCAGAAGATGCAGTCGTTTATTGCAATTTCAATCAGTTGTATAAAATTGATCCGCTCACGCTTCATATGTGGGCACAT ATCCTAAAACATGTGCCAAACTCTGTATTGTGGCTGCTACGCTTTCCGGCCGTTGGTGAACCAAACTTACAAGCAACAGCTCAACAGTTAGGCTTAGCTCCCGGTAGAATTCTGTTTAGTAATGTTGCTGCGAAGGAAGAGCACGTTAGACGAGGGCAGTTAGCCGATGTATGCTTGGACACACCACTTTGCAATGGTCACACTACTAGCATGGATGTTTTATGGACCGGAACTCCGGTGGTTACACTACCAGGTGAAACGTTAGCGTCTCGCGTTGCTGCTAGTCAGTTGAATACTTTGGGATGCCCTGAATTGATTGCACGAACACGACAAGAATACCAGGATATTGCTATTCGTTTGGGTACTGACAGGGAATA CTTGAAAGCAACGCGAGCCAAAGTATGGAAAGCAAGATCTGAAAGTCCTTTATTCAATTGCAAGCTATATGCAGTAGGCATGGAAATGCTGTACAAAAAGATGTGGGAACGTTTCGCGAGAGGCGAAAAACCTGATCATGTGTCAGCAGTAGACAAAACTGAGATGCAAAAATTACTAGCAACTGCATCTTAA
- the LOC126869906 gene encoding UDP-N-acetylglucosamine--peptide N-acetylglucosaminyltransferase 110 kDa subunit isoform X3, whose product MAGLLELAHREYQAGDYENAERHCMQLWRQETNNTGVLLLLSSIHFQCRRLEKSAHYSSLAIKQNPLLAEAYSNLGNVYKERGQLQEALENYRHAVRLKPDFIDGYINLAAALVAAGDMEQAVQAYVTALQYNPDLYCVRSDLGNLLKALARLDEAKACYLKAIETRPDFAVAWSNLGCVFNAQGEIWLAIHHFEKAVALDPNFLDAYINLGNVLKEARIFDRAVAAYLRALNLSPNNAVVHGNLACVYYEQGLIDLAIDTYRRAIELQPNFPDAYCNLANALKEKGQVVEAEDCYNTALRLCPSHADSLNNLANIKREQGYIEEATRLYLKALEVFPEFAAAHSNLASVLQQQGKLNEALMHYKEAIRIQPTFADAYSNMGNTLKEMQDIQGALQCYTRAIQINPAFADAHSNLASIHKDSGNIPEAIQSYRTALKLKPDFPDAYCNLAHCLQIVCDWTDYEARMKKLVSIVAEQLDKNRLPSVHPHHSMLYPLSHEFRKAIAARHANLCIEKIHVLHKQPYKYPREIGARLKIGYVSSDFGNHPTSHLMQSIPGLHERQNVEIFCYALSADDGTTFRAKIAREAEHFVDLSQIPCNGKAADRINADGIHILVNMNGYTKGARNEIFALRPAPVQVMWLGYPGTSGASFMDYLITDEVTSPLELANQYSEKLAYMPHTYFIGDHKQMFPHLKERLILTDKLNMKGKVADNVAVINATDLSPMIENTCVKEIREVVVPDAENKPVEISLKVAELPTTTPIETMIASGQCQMSVNGVVVQNGMATTQVNNKTATGEEVPQNIMITTRQQYGLPEDAVVYCNFNQLYKIDPLTLHMWAHILKHVPNSVLWLLRFPAVGEPNLQATAQQLGLAPGRILFSNVAAKEEHVRRGQLADVCLDTPLCNGHTTSMDVLWTGTPVVTLPGETLASRVAASQLNTLGCPELIARTRQEYQDIAIRLGTDREYLKATRAKVWKARSESPLFNCKLYAVGMEMLYKKMWERFARGEKPDHVSAVDKTEMQKLLATAS is encoded by the exons ATGGCAG GGCTACTGGAACTTGCTCATAGAGAATATCAGGCAGGAGATTATGAGAATGCGGAAAGACATTGTATGCAACTCTGGAGGCAGGAAACAAATAACACAGGAGTTCTTCTATTATTGTCTTCTATTCATTTTCAATGTAGAAGGCTAGAAAA ATCTGCACATTACAGTAGCTTAGCAATAAAGCAGAATCCGTTATTGGCAGAGGCTTACAGCAATCTTGGAAATGTTTACAAGGAACGTGGCCAACTACAGGAAGCTTTGGAAAACTATCGACATGCTGTTAGATTGAAACCAGATTTCATTGATGGTTACATCAATCTAGCAGCTGCATTAGTAGCTGCAGGAGATATGGAACAAGCGGTTCAAGCATATGTAACTGCTCTACAATATAACCCT GATCTTTACTGTGTGAGAAGCGATCTCGGTAATCTTTTGAAAGCATTAGCAAGACTTGATGAAGCCAAG GCTTGCTATCTAAAGGCGATTGAAACGCGGCCAGACTTCGCAGTCGCATGGAGTAATCTTGGCTGTGTATTCAACGCTCAAGGCGAGATTTGGTTGGCGATCCATCACTTCGAGAAGGCCGTAGCTTTGGACCCAAATTTCCTGGACGCCTACATCAATCTTGGCAATGTACTCAAAGAGGCTAGAATCTTTGATAG AGCTGTAGCTGCTTATCTGCGTGCTTTGAATCTCAGTCCTAACAATGCAGTCGTACATGGAAATCTGGCGTGTGTCTACTATGAACAAGG GCTTATCGATTTGGCCATTGATACGTACCGTCGTGCTATTGAACTACAACCAAATTTCCCAGATGCTTACTGCAATTTGGCGAACGCGCTCAAGGAAAAGGGACAAGTGGTCGAGGCTGAGGATTGCTATAATACGGCTCTCCGCCTCTGCCCCTCACATGCCGATTCCCTTAATAATCTG GCCAACATAAAACGTGAACAAGGATACATCGAAGAAGCAACTCGATTATATCTGAAAGCGCTTGAAGTATTCCCTGAGTTTGCCGCAGCTCATAGCAATCTGGCTTCCGTATTACAGCAACAAGGAAAATTAAATGAAGCACTAATGCATTACAAGGAGGCTATTCGTATTCAGCCAACTTTCGCGGATGCGTACTCGAATATGGGCAATACTCTGAAAGAAATGCAAGATATACAAGGAGCTCTTCAATGCTATACAAGAGCTATTCAAATTAACCCCGCTTTCGCTGACGCCCATTCCAATTTAGCTTCGATTCATAAGGATTCTGGAAACATTCCTGAGGCTATTCAATCATACCGAACTGCGTTAAAGCTGAAGCCCGACTTCCCTGATGCATATTGTAACTTAGCGCATTGCCTTCAGATCGTTTGCGACTGGACTGATTATGAAGCTCGAATGAAGAAATTAGTTTCGATCGTTGCTGAACAACTGGATAAGAATAGGTTGCCTAGCGTACACCCACACCATTCCATGCTCTATCCGTTGTCTCATGAATTTAGAAAGGCTATTGCTGCTAGGCATGCAAATCTTTGCATCGAGAAg ATTCATGTGTTACATAAACAACCATACAAGTATCCACGTGAGATCGGTGCTCGCTTAAAGATTGGATATGTCTCGTCAGATTTTGGAAATCATCCTACTAGTCATCTTATGCAATCAATCCCAGGACTGCACGAGAGACAGAATGTTGAAATCTTTTGCTACGCCCTCAGTGCGGATGACGGAACCACATTCCGAGCAAAGATTGCCAGAGAAGCTGAACACTTCGTAGATCTATCACAGATTCCGTGCAATGGGAAAGCAGCTGATCGTATTAACGCGGATGGAATTCATATTTTAGTAAATATGAATGGATACACGAAAGGAGcgagaaatgaaatattcgcTCTGAGACCAGCACCTGTTCAGGTGATGTGGCTTGGATATCCAGGAACATCAGGAGCTAGTTTCATGGATTATTTAATTACGGATGAAGTTACATCACCATTGGAACTTGCTAATCAATACAGCGAAAAACTTGCTTACATGCCACACACGTATTTTATTGGAGATCATAA GCAAATGTTCCCACATTTAAAGGAACGTCTCATCTTAACGGACAAATTGAATATGAAGGGCAAGGTAGCAGATAACGTAGCTGTAATAAATGCCACCGATCTTTCTCCAATGATTGAAAATACATGTGTCAAAGAAATTCGCGAAGTAGTTGTACCGGATGCTGAAAATAAACCAGTAGAAATTTCGCTGAAAGTTGCAGAACTACCAACCACTACTCCAATCGAAACTATGATTGCTTCTGGACAATGCCAAATGTCCGtaaatggtgttgtagttcaAAATGGTATGGCCACTACACAAGTGAACAATAAAACAGCTACGGGTGAAGAAGTGCCTCAAAATATTATGATCACAACGAGGCAACAGTATGGTTTACCAGAAGATGCAGTCGTTTATTGCAATTTCAATCAGTTGTATAAAATTGATCCGCTCACGCTTCATATGTGGGCACAT ATCCTAAAACATGTGCCAAACTCTGTATTGTGGCTGCTACGCTTTCCGGCCGTTGGTGAACCAAACTTACAAGCAACAGCTCAACAGTTAGGCTTAGCTCCCGGTAGAATTCTGTTTAGTAATGTTGCTGCGAAGGAAGAGCACGTTAGACGAGGGCAGTTAGCCGATGTATGCTTGGACACACCACTTTGCAATGGTCACACTACTAGCATGGATGTTTTATGGACCGGAACTCCGGTGGTTACACTACCAGGTGAAACGTTAGCGTCTCGCGTTGCTGCTAGTCAGTTGAATACTTTGGGATGCCCTGAATTGATTGCACGAACACGACAAGAATACCAGGATATTGCTATTCGTTTGGGTACTGACAGGGAATA CTTGAAAGCAACGCGAGCCAAAGTATGGAAAGCAAGATCTGAAAGTCCTTTATTCAATTGCAAGCTATATGCAGTAGGCATGGAAATGCTGTACAAAAAGATGTGGGAACGTTTCGCGAGAGGCGAAAAACCTGATCATGTGTCAGCAGTAGACAAAACTGAGATGCAAAAATTACTAGCAACTGCATCTTAA